From a region of the Leptospira venezuelensis genome:
- the mdtD gene encoding multidrug transporter subunit MdtD has product MTEESKGSKALLWLVACGFFMQTLDGTIVNTALPAIAKNLDASPLRMQSVVVAYLLTMAMIIPASGWISDKFGIRQVFIGALSLFALGSLFCALSQNLTELVLSRILQGVGGALLLPVGRLALLRSIPQAEFLQAISFVAIPGLIGPLVGPVLGGWLVETASWHWIFLINLPVGVVGIIASSIYMKGNPLPNPSVFDLKGYILLAFGMVTFSLALDAGSSLGLQKAGVILLTIFGLASIAAYWIHAARTSAPLFSPRIFSIPTLSIGLLGNLFSRLGSSSMPFLVPLFLQVNMGYPPFKAGLMLLPMAIAGIGIKRFAPLLIYKLGYKRVLVTNTLLIGLSMSSFFWLNSSENWWIFSFQLFCFGAFNSFQFTAMNTLTLKDLTGEFTSSGNTMLSMVQMLAMGMGVACAAGALEAFRDLFGQDPDNMFLAFRSTFACMGIITLSSSFIFWQIKKEDGRSAVLKDSVLD; this is encoded by the coding sequence ATGACAGAAGAATCGAAAGGATCAAAAGCATTACTTTGGCTTGTGGCCTGCGGCTTTTTTATGCAGACTCTTGACGGAACAATCGTCAATACAGCACTGCCTGCGATTGCAAAAAATTTAGACGCGAGTCCGCTCCGAATGCAGTCTGTAGTAGTCGCCTATCTTCTTACTATGGCGATGATCATTCCTGCTTCCGGTTGGATCTCCGACAAATTTGGAATACGCCAGGTTTTTATTGGAGCCTTGTCCTTATTCGCCTTAGGCTCTCTGTTCTGCGCTCTTTCTCAGAATTTAACCGAGCTAGTTCTTTCTAGGATTTTACAGGGAGTAGGAGGAGCACTTTTACTTCCAGTCGGACGTCTTGCACTTCTTCGATCCATCCCTCAGGCAGAATTTTTACAAGCAATCAGTTTTGTTGCCATCCCAGGTTTAATCGGTCCGTTAGTGGGTCCGGTTTTAGGTGGATGGTTAGTAGAAACTGCATCCTGGCATTGGATCTTTTTAATCAATCTTCCAGTAGGTGTCGTTGGGATCATCGCATCTTCCATTTACATGAAAGGAAATCCACTTCCGAATCCATCCGTATTCGATCTGAAAGGGTATATACTTTTGGCTTTCGGTATGGTTACTTTTTCTTTAGCATTGGATGCAGGATCAAGCTTGGGTTTGCAGAAGGCAGGAGTAATTCTTCTTACAATATTCGGACTCGCAAGTATAGCGGCTTATTGGATCCACGCAGCCAGAACTTCTGCGCCTCTTTTTTCTCCTCGAATATTTTCAATACCCACGCTAAGCATCGGTCTTTTAGGAAATCTGTTTTCAAGACTTGGAAGTTCCAGTATGCCGTTTTTGGTTCCATTATTCTTACAGGTGAATATGGGCTATCCTCCTTTTAAAGCAGGTTTAATGCTTTTGCCTATGGCAATCGCAGGAATAGGGATTAAAAGATTTGCTCCATTATTAATTTATAAATTAGGTTATAAAAGAGTATTAGTTACTAATACCTTGCTAATAGGTCTAAGCATGAGCAGCTTTTTTTGGCTAAACTCGTCCGAGAATTGGTGGATATTTTCTTTTCAATTATTCTGCTTCGGAGCATTTAACTCCTTCCAGTTCACCGCGATGAACACTTTGACTTTAAAAGATCTAACTGGAGAATTTACTAGCAGCGGAAATACAATGCTCTCCATGGTGCAAATGTTGGCAATGGGAATGGGAGTCGCTTGTGCTGCAGGAGCATTAGAGGCTTTCAGAGATCTATTCGGCCAGGATCCGGATAATATGTTCTTAGCATTCAGAAGCACATTCGCTTGTATGGGAATAATAACTCTTTCTTCTAGTTTTATATTTTGGCAGATCAAAAAAGAAGATGGAAGAAGTGCGGTATTAAAAGACTCGGTTCTGGATTGA
- the ispG gene encoding (E)-4-hydroxy-3-methylbut-2-enyl-diphosphate synthase, whose translation MNFRYNHSPFSYQRRRTREVKVGDVGIGGNNPIRIQSMITADTRDTENSVRQILELEASGCEIVRLTVPSQPDADNLPNIRKELKRLGSKVPLVADIHFTPSVAMKSVEWVEKVRINPGNFADKKKFAIRDYTEIEYKEELERISEVFSPLVLRCKELGVSMRIGTNHGSLSDRIMNKYGDTPQGMVESAIEFIRIAESLSYKDIIVSMKASNPQVMVQVYRLLCSRFMELQMDYPLHLGVTEAGDGKDGRIKSAIGIGSLLEDGLGDTIRVSLTEDPIHEIPVARLLADKYNKLRFPETQSQGYSEFRNPYSYQRFYSRPIQVGSLALGENHPVRIESVLPFESESRFSQELASLKNYARSRSLDLEMVSVPLPTNEFLREECISASKSSSVPMGVIVEQNELLLEDVLEDLIPFHKVTIDPFHHFQNRDSLLEFLHKREGKGITELNVQAYQIESLKGLPEEFKNAGIESVTFSVQTFHILHDYRKLARILSDFDYPIFLSAEYSDMETALYESSIGLGGMLTDGIGDMLRIKVIDSEPEAVLQLGFDILQATRLRLTKTEYISCPSCGRTLFDLQTTTARIKEKTGHLKGVKIAVMGCIVNGPGEMADADFGYVGAGPGKVHLYRGKEIVLKSVPSEEADERLVQLIKDSGMWMERESVTSDSSH comes from the coding sequence ATGAACTTCCGCTACAATCATTCTCCATTTTCTTACCAACGCCGCAGAACCAGAGAGGTAAAAGTTGGAGATGTTGGGATCGGTGGAAATAATCCAATCCGCATCCAGTCTATGATCACCGCGGATACAAGAGATACCGAAAACTCAGTCCGACAAATCCTAGAACTGGAAGCCTCTGGTTGTGAGATTGTCCGATTGACCGTGCCTTCTCAGCCGGATGCGGATAACTTGCCGAATATTCGCAAGGAACTTAAACGACTCGGAAGTAAGGTGCCTCTCGTTGCTGACATTCATTTTACTCCAAGTGTCGCAATGAAATCTGTAGAGTGGGTGGAGAAGGTCCGCATCAATCCGGGAAACTTCGCTGATAAGAAAAAATTCGCAATCAGAGATTATACTGAGATTGAATATAAAGAAGAACTAGAAAGGATCTCAGAAGTATTTAGTCCACTCGTACTTCGTTGTAAAGAGTTGGGAGTCTCCATGAGAATCGGAACCAACCATGGTTCCTTATCAGATCGTATCATGAATAAATATGGTGACACACCGCAAGGAATGGTGGAGTCGGCGATAGAATTTATTCGGATTGCAGAAAGTCTTTCTTATAAAGATATTATAGTAAGTATGAAAGCCTCGAATCCGCAAGTGATGGTCCAGGTTTATAGACTATTATGCAGCCGCTTCATGGAATTACAGATGGATTATCCATTACATCTTGGAGTGACTGAAGCAGGAGATGGAAAAGATGGAAGGATCAAATCCGCAATCGGAATCGGCTCCTTATTAGAAGATGGACTCGGAGACACGATCCGAGTTTCCTTAACAGAAGATCCAATACACGAAATTCCAGTCGCAAGATTACTTGCAGACAAATATAATAAACTCAGGTTTCCGGAAACCCAAAGCCAAGGATATTCAGAATTTAGAAACCCTTATTCTTATCAAAGATTTTATAGCAGACCTATCCAAGTAGGCAGTCTTGCTTTAGGAGAAAACCATCCTGTTCGTATCGAATCAGTATTACCTTTCGAATCAGAAAGTAGATTTTCACAGGAACTTGCCTCGCTGAAAAATTATGCAAGATCCAGATCCCTGGATTTGGAAATGGTTTCAGTGCCACTTCCTACTAACGAATTCCTAAGAGAAGAATGTATTTCCGCAAGTAAATCTTCTTCAGTTCCGATGGGAGTTATCGTAGAACAAAATGAATTACTTCTCGAAGACGTATTAGAAGATCTGATCCCTTTTCATAAGGTAACGATAGATCCGTTCCATCATTTCCAAAACAGAGATTCTTTATTAGAATTTTTGCATAAAAGAGAAGGAAAAGGAATTACAGAACTTAATGTACAAGCCTATCAAATAGAAAGTTTAAAAGGATTACCCGAAGAATTCAAGAACGCAGGAATAGAATCGGTAACATTCTCCGTTCAGACTTTCCATATCCTTCACGATTACAGAAAACTCGCCCGTATTCTCAGTGATTTTGATTATCCAATTTTCTTAAGCGCAGAATATTCGGACATGGAAACTGCATTATACGAATCCTCTATCGGCTTAGGCGGAATGTTGACAGACGGGATCGGAGACATGCTCCGCATTAAGGTAATCGACAGCGAACCAGAAGCAGTATTACAACTTGGATTTGATATACTACAAGCAACCAGATTAAGACTTACAAAAACAGAATATATCTCCTGTCCTTCTTGTGGGAGAACATTATTCGACCTACAAACCACAACTGCGCGGATCAAAGAAAAAACAGGCCATCTAAAAGGGGTCAAGATCGCGGTCATGGGCTGTATCGTAAACGGACCTGGAGAAATGGCGGATGCTGATTTTGGGTACGTTGGTGCGGGCCCAGGCAAAGTGCATTTATATAGAGGAAAAGAAATAGTACTCAAAAGCGTTCCTTCCGAAGAAGCAGACGAAAGACTCGTTCAGCTAATCAAAGACTCAGGAATGTGGATGGAAAGAGAGTCAGTTACCTCTGACTCGAGCCACTGA
- a CDS encoding DUF1566 domain-containing protein — MKKPKPLGILFLMCFTLWNCEPDHKNYNSETSILLSLTSAASPSATSFKLPDANQATCYDTTGATRSCVGTGEDGEFTNSPAPLSFQIQDSGETILEESTGLIWQRCIFGMVWNGSTCIGSSISLYWQAANAYCNSLSTAGRIWRLPSARESTLLSDHSQTTYTSNTYFPNGQGAGGWTSTAAVPFFGRYLVSSGGNATPMDETTNFPVRCVSGPRAPNASFTDMGDGTIQETNSGLIIKKCAYGQTDDSSCTGNAGSLNWQQALDYCNNLNYASRTDWRLPSIKESYFISEPSIGYSNLPISVFPNGAQAAISWTGTTFNGTLSNAHAQMIYQMYIYAKTESSSVKARCVAGP; from the coding sequence ATGAAAAAACCAAAACCTCTGGGTATTTTATTCCTTATGTGCTTTACGCTTTGGAATTGTGAACCAGATCATAAAAATTATAACTCGGAAACTTCGATTCTTCTGAGTTTGACAAGTGCCGCAAGCCCTTCAGCAACTTCTTTTAAACTGCCTGATGCAAACCAAGCTACATGCTATGATACAACTGGTGCAACACGCTCTTGCGTCGGAACAGGAGAAGATGGAGAATTTACGAACTCTCCAGCTCCACTCTCCTTCCAAATCCAGGATTCGGGAGAAACAATCCTAGAAGAAAGTACAGGACTGATATGGCAAAGATGTATATTCGGTATGGTATGGAATGGCAGCACTTGTATCGGATCCAGCATCAGTTTATATTGGCAAGCTGCAAATGCATATTGTAATTCCTTATCTACTGCAGGAAGAATCTGGAGACTTCCTAGTGCCAGAGAATCGACCCTACTTTCCGATCATTCTCAAACAACTTACACTTCTAATACTTATTTTCCAAACGGACAAGGGGCGGGAGGTTGGACATCCACAGCAGCAGTGCCATTCTTCGGGAGATATTTGGTATCTTCCGGTGGAAATGCAACCCCCATGGATGAGACTACAAATTTTCCTGTTCGCTGTGTTTCCGGGCCCAGGGCTCCTAACGCGAGTTTCACAGATATGGGAGATGGAACCATACAAGAAACGAACTCTGGACTTATAATCAAAAAATGTGCGTATGGACAAACAGACGACTCTTCTTGCACCGGAAACGCAGGCTCGTTGAATTGGCAGCAAGCATTAGATTATTGTAATAATCTAAACTATGCCTCCAGAACAGATTGGAGACTCCCATCGATAAAAGAGTCCTATTTCATTTCGGAGCCTTCCATAGGATATTCAAATCTTCCAATTTCCGTTTTTCCAAATGGAGCCCAAGCAGCTATTTCTTGGACTGGAACCACATTTAATGGCACATTATCAAACGCCCACGCACAAATGATCTATCAAATGTATATATATGCAAAGACAGAATCGTCCAGCGTGAAAGCCCGCTGCGTAGCCGGCCCTTGA
- a CDS encoding C45 family autoproteolytic acyltransferase/hydolase, whose protein sequence is MNSETYPLAVLHLKGSQEEMGRQFGEIMSEIGQFEPIFDFYPVMARNLLLGSLPRSNRNFLAKGATSLLVNWMSRRMMKHRPSEFSARTIAALTAAGRSAKLEKELFTMDSFQNSVGFLGMIQLLPELAHMNPGRSPQMIPACTSVAVWGEQSQDGKLYHARNFDFPGVEVWDKRPIVVFCTPEKGLRYGYIACRGADVPGITAFNEAGLTIAFHTRFHKKIGFNGLGVIDFGHKIISEARSIEEAVSITKKHKINSTWGLIVTNHKEKGPKAVIIETNYGNVDVVYPNLGKNHIVNTNHYQSEKLQDGEIMAAPVFYHHCISRFDRAEQLLSSQKKKKGTSVVDLQNLLDDSVDCSSGEIRTMGSTIRQITSVKSVVMSAEAHKIFVSVGTAPTSSGPYMEIPMVWGEPGYKLLDLSNMKKGKGKKKVPATKNLKVGSAIQHYKKAMLINDDPKMGGIDDILVELQKANEEFAGKDPSILFLEAILYLEKGNLNKAAFLLEQAESLETSSFRKQQSALWLARTQSVLGKQKIADHFYDKIKNSKTEFATQVWKQKVFQDKGKYSAKKLRQVSPNFIIVEANEL, encoded by the coding sequence ATGAATTCGGAAACATATCCACTGGCAGTATTACATCTTAAGGGTTCCCAAGAAGAGATGGGAAGACAATTCGGAGAGATCATGAGTGAGATCGGGCAGTTTGAGCCGATCTTTGATTTTTACCCTGTGATGGCCCGCAATCTGTTGTTGGGAAGTTTGCCTCGTAGCAATCGTAATTTTTTGGCAAAGGGTGCGACTTCACTTCTAGTGAATTGGATGTCCAGAAGAATGATGAAGCATAGGCCTTCTGAGTTTTCTGCTCGGACGATTGCGGCTTTAACTGCTGCAGGTCGCTCTGCGAAATTGGAAAAGGAACTGTTTACTATGGATTCTTTCCAGAACTCTGTTGGGTTTTTGGGTATGATCCAACTTCTTCCTGAGCTTGCGCATATGAATCCGGGCAGAAGTCCTCAGATGATCCCTGCTTGCACAAGCGTTGCAGTTTGGGGAGAACAAAGCCAGGACGGCAAATTGTATCATGCGCGCAATTTTGATTTTCCTGGTGTAGAAGTTTGGGACAAACGCCCGATCGTTGTTTTCTGCACTCCCGAAAAAGGTTTACGTTATGGTTATATTGCATGTAGAGGAGCAGATGTTCCAGGGATTACTGCGTTCAATGAAGCAGGTCTCACTATTGCATTCCATACTCGTTTTCATAAGAAGATAGGCTTTAACGGTTTGGGTGTAATTGATTTCGGTCACAAGATCATTTCAGAAGCAAGATCTATCGAAGAAGCTGTGAGTATCACGAAAAAACATAAGATCAATTCCACTTGGGGTTTGATCGTTACGAATCATAAGGAGAAGGGCCCAAAGGCTGTGATCATCGAGACCAACTATGGCAATGTGGATGTGGTTTATCCTAATTTAGGAAAGAATCATATAGTAAATACGAATCATTACCAAAGTGAGAAGTTACAAGACGGAGAGATTATGGCGGCTCCCGTTTTCTATCATCATTGTATCAGTCGTTTTGATCGAGCAGAACAACTTCTTTCTTCTCAAAAGAAAAAGAAAGGAACGAGTGTTGTCGACCTTCAGAATCTTCTGGATGATTCAGTCGATTGTTCCAGTGGAGAAATTCGCACAATGGGCTCTACGATCCGTCAGATAACTTCTGTAAAGTCTGTAGTGATGAGCGCAGAAGCTCATAAAATTTTTGTCTCAGTTGGTACTGCTCCCACTAGTAGTGGTCCTTATATGGAGATCCCTATGGTTTGGGGAGAACCTGGTTATAAACTTTTGGATCTTTCTAATATGAAAAAAGGAAAAGGGAAGAAGAAGGTCCCAGCTACGAAAAATCTAAAAGTAGGCTCTGCGATCCAACATTATAAAAAAGCAATGCTTATCAATGATGATCCAAAGATGGGAGGGATCGATGATATCCTTGTGGAATTGCAAAAAGCAAACGAGGAATTTGCAGGCAAGGATCCTTCTATCCTTTTCTTAGAGGCAATATTATATCTGGAAAAAGGGAATCTGAATAAGGCTGCGTTCTTATTGGAACAAGCTGAAAGTTTAGAGACTTCTTCTTTTAGAAAACAGCAAAGTGCATTGTGGCTGGCAAGAACTCAGTCAGTCTTGGGTAAACAAAAGATAGCAGATCATTTCTACGATAAGATCAAAAATTCTAAAACGGAATTTGCTACTCAGGTTTGGAAACAGAAAGTTTTCCAAGACAAGGGGAAATATTCCGCTAAAAAATTGAGACAGGTTTCTCCAAACTTTATTATCGTAGAGGCGAACGAGCTTTAA
- a CDS encoding AraC family transcriptional regulator, whose protein sequence is MEYLHIFFLKFLQFGAGAAFLYAYLEIIRPGSGNRILVLIMILTGTILLRYSWYLQDDLLEFPYLFIFLHTSVLFVGPLIYTYIRSFLETEEESPKQRFIRYGLHFSPVLLFTIFECIFFSQDNSELKAQVIQGAKEFRLDWAHLGSFIASIQVSVYSLFCLYLYRKVSKRYEMYELKLVWLVLLLPVFANSLIGTAYFLKNKYLFDLGASLICVMVFLLFLVRERHPGFFSEITEVIQSAKYQNTPLLSKEIEAANSKLNELLEIKNLYRDSELRLVDLAAELGLNLHQTSRYLNEVHKMNFYELINRYRVQEACKRLTEESETSVLDIAFAVGFNSKSTFHSQFVKFIGMSPALYRKENTKSK, encoded by the coding sequence ATGGAATACCTACATATATTTTTTCTGAAATTCCTGCAGTTCGGAGCAGGAGCGGCATTTTTATACGCCTATTTGGAAATCATCCGTCCTGGCTCCGGGAATCGGATTTTAGTCTTGATCATGATTCTCACGGGAACAATCCTACTTCGATACTCCTGGTATCTGCAAGATGACTTATTAGAATTTCCTTATCTATTTATATTCTTACATACCAGCGTACTTTTCGTAGGCCCTCTAATTTATACATATATCCGTTCTTTTTTAGAAACAGAAGAAGAAAGTCCAAAACAAAGATTCATCCGCTATGGACTTCATTTTTCTCCCGTTTTACTATTTACCATCTTCGAATGTATTTTTTTCTCCCAAGATAACTCAGAACTGAAAGCTCAGGTTATTCAAGGAGCCAAGGAATTCAGACTGGATTGGGCTCACTTAGGAAGTTTTATTGCAAGCATCCAGGTTTCCGTGTATTCCCTATTCTGCCTTTATCTCTACCGGAAGGTGAGTAAAAGATACGAAATGTACGAATTAAAACTAGTATGGTTAGTATTACTTCTTCCCGTATTTGCGAACAGTTTGATAGGAACTGCTTACTTTCTAAAAAACAAATACTTATTTGATCTTGGAGCCTCGCTTATCTGCGTCATGGTATTTCTGCTCTTCTTGGTCAGAGAAAGGCACCCGGGATTTTTCAGTGAAATCACCGAAGTCATCCAAAGCGCTAAATACCAAAACACTCCTCTTCTTTCCAAAGAAATAGAAGCAGCCAATTCCAAACTGAATGAACTTTTAGAAATCAAAAACTTATACAGAGATAGCGAATTGAGATTGGTAGACCTGGCTGCGGAGCTTGGGTTAAATCTACACCAAACTTCCAGATACTTAAACGAAGTTCATAAAATGAATTTTTATGAACTAATCAATCGATACAGAGTGCAAGAAGCCTGCAAACGTTTAACGGAAGAATCTGAAACCTCAGTATTAGATATTGCTTTCGCAGTTGGTTTCAACTCCAAATCTACCTTTCATTCTCAATTCGTAAAATTTATTGGGATGTCACCAGCATTATATAGGAAAGAGAATACAAAATCTAAATAA